In Synechococcus sp. CB0101, a genomic segment contains:
- a CDS encoding serine hydrolase, which produces MAFYCPDGAMAQQLQASLEDLEAVGRPGLREQVSITWVRYGSSLIDSASPRSDLADFWADRPAGAAWRGDQARYPASVVKLLYLVAAETWLQRQLIDDTPELRRALADMIRGSSNDATGLVLDLLTGTTSGPELPAEAFERWSLQRQLVNQWCEQLGWSEWAGCNACQKTWGDGPYGRERQFYGANLENRNRLSSDFCARLLHGVMAGALVSPLAGGRMRKLLARSLDPGTRAADPENQVDGFLGEGLPAGARLWSKAGWMSQARHDAAYMEAEGLAPMLLVVFSEGADRSRDHQLLPELCRRLINPS; this is translated from the coding sequence ATGGCGTTCTACTGCCCAGATGGGGCGATGGCCCAACAGCTGCAGGCCAGCCTCGAAGACCTGGAGGCAGTTGGCCGGCCGGGGCTGCGCGAGCAGGTGTCGATCACCTGGGTGCGCTACGGCAGCTCCCTGATCGACAGCGCCTCACCCCGCAGCGATCTGGCCGACTTCTGGGCCGACCGGCCGGCCGGTGCCGCCTGGCGCGGCGATCAGGCTCGCTACCCCGCCAGCGTGGTGAAGCTGCTTTATCTGGTGGCCGCCGAAACCTGGCTGCAGCGCCAGTTGATTGACGACACGCCCGAGCTGCGCCGTGCCCTGGCGGACATGATCCGCGGCTCGAGCAATGACGCCACCGGCCTGGTGCTCGACCTACTCACCGGCACCACCAGCGGTCCGGAGCTGCCAGCCGAGGCCTTCGAGCGCTGGAGCCTGCAGCGCCAATTGGTGAATCAGTGGTGCGAGCAGCTGGGCTGGAGCGAATGGGCTGGCTGCAATGCCTGCCAGAAAACCTGGGGGGATGGCCCCTACGGCCGTGAGCGGCAGTTTTATGGCGCAAACCTCGAGAACCGCAACCGCCTGAGCAGCGACTTCTGCGCACGGCTGCTCCATGGCGTGATGGCTGGCGCGCTGGTGTCGCCCCTGGCCGGCGGGCGCATGCGCAAGCTGCTGGCCCGCAGCCTGGATCCAGGCACGCGCGCTGCCGATCCTGAAAACCAGGTGGATGGCTTCCTCGGAGAAGGCCTACCGGCAGGCGCCCGGCTGTGGAGCAAGGCCGGCTGGATGAGCCAGGCCCGCCACGATGCGGCATACATGGAGGCCGAAGGCCTAGCGCCGATGCTGCTGGTGGTGTTCAGCGAGGGAGCTGATCGGTCACGCGACCACCAACTGCTGCCAGAACTCTGCCGCCGTCTGATCAACCCATCATGA
- a CDS encoding photosystem I reaction center subunit XI — protein MTVTPVADPCVGNLATPVNSSYFSRAFLNALPAYRPSLSPNRRGLEVGMAHGFFLYGPFAITGPLRATEYASTAGLLAAVGLVSILTVCLSIYGTAGRGPNVQPADATIDNPPADLFTKAGWAEFASGFWLGGCGGAAFAWFLAGTSIVAPLVNIAGGVWSVG, from the coding sequence ATGACCGTGACCCCCGTCGCCGACCCCTGCGTCGGCAATCTGGCCACTCCCGTCAACAGCAGCTACTTCAGCCGTGCCTTCCTGAACGCGCTGCCGGCCTACCGCCCTTCCCTCTCTCCCAACCGTCGTGGTTTGGAAGTGGGCATGGCCCATGGCTTCTTCCTCTACGGCCCCTTCGCCATCACCGGCCCGCTGCGCGCTACTGAGTACGCCAGCACCGCTGGTCTGCTGGCCGCTGTGGGTCTGGTGTCAATCCTCACGGTCTGCCTGTCGATCTACGGCACCGCTGGCCGCGGCCCCAACGTGCAGCCCGCTGACGCCACCATCGACAACCCTCCCGCTGACCTGTTCACCAAGGCCGGCTGGGCTGAATTCGCCAGCGGCTTCTGGCTCGGCGGTTGCGGTGGCGCTGCCTTCGCCTGGTTCCTGGCCGGCACCAGCATCGTTGCCCCCCTGGTCAACATTGCCGGTGGTGTCTGGAGCGTGGGCTGA
- a CDS encoding cell wall metabolism sensor histidine kinase WalK, translated as MSRSKPTKGKANPSLYWSLTQWISAAIVVSAGLEFEISRRIVEQINHVMLKEEGTEALEDYSKTLQKAWREKPDQTLTSLLDSTFSTSHVTPVLINGANVSSPTKTRTELSDAEITEIRKTLLNDEDQFIVGRDTGLGLAAAAQQLTLEANGQNKQVQLVVVLRWPLLKSLRELQWFEFQSRAITLIITLLASGLLLYALLEPLRRLNQKTRELTSEQLPDARVDADGAPREIHELITSYNDSLDRLNTEYERQQLFASTVSHEFKTPLTVIRGYIESILIRSTNLTEREASKLETAKQEVDRLNQLVSDLLDLSRYDHNTLKLRNEPFSPHAELSTTANHLRDMHPDRVSAHISEDIQALMASGDAGRYAQIIRNLTENALKYSPADTKVEIRGFRRENTIVAEVADQGPGIAPEHQTRIFERFYRIDEHRTLTQKSSSGLGLAIVKSLADSMGATVGVHSTVGHGSTFWLAIGIISPANNAP; from the coding sequence ATGAGCCGCTCCAAGCCAACCAAAGGCAAGGCCAATCCATCGCTCTATTGGTCGCTCACGCAGTGGATATCGGCCGCGATCGTGGTGAGCGCAGGCCTCGAATTCGAGATTTCGCGGCGGATCGTGGAGCAGATCAACCACGTGATGCTGAAGGAGGAGGGAACAGAAGCCTTAGAGGATTACTCCAAAACACTGCAAAAAGCCTGGAGGGAAAAACCCGACCAAACACTCACGAGCCTGCTCGACAGCACATTCAGCACCTCCCACGTGACCCCGGTGCTGATCAACGGAGCCAACGTGAGCTCACCAACGAAAACACGCACAGAGCTCAGCGATGCAGAGATCACCGAGATCCGCAAGACGCTCCTCAATGACGAGGATCAGTTCATCGTCGGACGAGACACCGGCCTGGGTCTGGCCGCTGCGGCACAGCAGCTCACCCTCGAAGCCAATGGCCAGAACAAACAGGTTCAGCTGGTGGTGGTGTTGAGATGGCCGCTCCTTAAAAGTCTTAGAGAGCTGCAGTGGTTTGAGTTCCAATCGAGGGCAATCACCCTGATCATCACACTGCTAGCCAGCGGCCTGCTGCTCTATGCACTGCTGGAGCCGCTCAGGCGTCTGAATCAGAAAACCCGTGAACTCACAAGCGAGCAATTACCCGACGCACGCGTGGATGCCGACGGAGCCCCGCGAGAAATCCACGAACTGATCACCTCATACAACGACAGCCTCGACAGACTCAACACCGAGTACGAACGGCAACAGCTCTTTGCCTCAACGGTGTCGCACGAGTTCAAAACACCACTCACCGTGATCCGAGGCTACATCGAATCGATCTTGATCAGATCCACAAACCTCACAGAGCGAGAGGCCAGCAAACTGGAAACAGCGAAGCAGGAGGTGGATCGGCTGAACCAGCTTGTGAGCGACTTGCTCGACCTCAGCCGATACGACCACAACACTCTCAAACTCAGAAACGAGCCATTCAGCCCCCACGCAGAATTGAGCACAACCGCGAACCATCTCCGCGACATGCACCCCGACAGGGTGAGCGCACACATCAGCGAAGATATTCAGGCCCTCATGGCCAGCGGGGACGCAGGCCGCTACGCCCAAATCATCCGCAATCTCACCGAAAATGCCCTGAAATACTCACCGGCAGACACCAAGGTAGAGATCAGAGGATTTCGGCGTGAGAACACCATTGTGGCGGAAGTGGCCGACCAGGGACCAGGCATCGCACCCGAACACCAAACGAGAATCTTCGAGCGGTTTTACCGAATCGACGAACACCGAACACTCACGCAAAAATCAAGCTCAGGGCTTGGACTCGCGATCGTGAAGAGCCTTGCAGACAGTATGGGCGCCACGGTCGGCGTGCACTCCACCGTTGGGCATGGAAGCACGTTTTGGCTTGCCATTGGTATCATAAGTCCAGCCAATAACGCCCCATGA
- a CDS encoding peptidase domain-containing ABC transporter: protein MASQSSSRELQEQILASANTLVEFEPQGRQLPSRLTDEDSTHKLIIFLRRYFGLSEESAVKDADTVEDVLAINGFFIRPVTLKKDRPSWQSNPILVDSPDGNNLSVLDTRSRQMALISLEDFAEERIHDPVGLADRVGDSGYEVYPLLPEGATSVRALIAFILPAIQADLIRSLALAIVLIAFALVSPLITGRVVGDVVPSGDLAWVAAVFVIGIILAVYQSAFSYLKSFYTARISNQLTLRLDPALFHRVLALPVGFLEQYTTGDLSTRLNSISSIVSTISSQSLATLLNSLSLLGYGGMMLYLDAGLSVPLFIYVFLSSIIQVLLVRRQLKLYRQSVPQGAENYDLTIETLSSIAQIRVSGNEPFFLQRWYSSLLGILRLNIQAEKLSDWNRAASSVLQTLGIAILYVALIRKLLGANSLEQVALGVSTFIVFTNAYSGFSNALLSLASLVNTVTGTLLVEIDRVLPLLRQSDESTAYFGDERKSLDGAIEFRDVVFSYAGAESSSPLFSGLNFDLKPGKFNVIFGPSGSGKSTILSLILGFVIPQDGSILIDGIPLNKLDIRAFRSQIGAVLQQSELTPGSILDAVTGSLETSEDNVWQALSLVNIAEEVAAMPMKLQTILSEGSSVISGGQRQRLCIARALLNHPRMLLEDEATSALDAYSQSVIIENLRQRSITRIVVAHRIATVRDCDHMVVINRGKVEASGTFQECLAQSSFLQEAVRGLSGAP from the coding sequence ATGGCTTCTCAATCTTCCAGTCGCGAGCTACAAGAGCAGATTCTGGCTTCTGCTAACACTCTCGTTGAATTCGAACCCCAGGGGCGCCAGTTACCTAGTCGTCTCACAGACGAAGATTCAACGCATAAGCTGATCATCTTTCTGCGTCGTTATTTTGGCCTTTCTGAGGAGAGCGCTGTCAAAGATGCGGATACAGTCGAAGATGTTCTCGCTATCAATGGATTCTTCATTCGTCCTGTAACCCTGAAGAAAGATCGACCATCATGGCAATCTAACCCGATACTTGTTGATTCGCCTGATGGTAATAATCTCTCAGTTCTTGATACTAGATCACGGCAGATGGCCCTGATCAGTCTGGAAGATTTTGCTGAAGAGCGAATTCACGATCCTGTTGGGCTCGCTGATCGTGTAGGCGACTCTGGATATGAGGTTTATCCACTGCTCCCTGAAGGTGCTACCTCTGTTAGGGCTCTGATTGCGTTTATTCTGCCCGCCATCCAGGCTGATCTGATTCGTTCGTTGGCACTGGCGATTGTCCTGATCGCTTTTGCGCTTGTTTCTCCGTTGATCACTGGACGTGTTGTCGGTGATGTGGTGCCAAGTGGAGATCTGGCTTGGGTAGCTGCTGTATTTGTGATCGGTATCATCCTTGCTGTTTATCAGTCTGCATTTTCTTATCTCAAGTCATTTTATACCGCTCGAATCTCTAATCAACTCACGCTTCGACTCGACCCCGCGCTGTTTCATCGCGTGTTGGCTTTGCCGGTGGGTTTTCTTGAGCAGTACACCACCGGAGATCTGAGTACCCGTCTGAATTCCATCTCAAGCATTGTTTCTACGATCTCTTCCCAGTCTCTCGCCACCCTGTTGAACTCCTTATCTCTGCTGGGATATGGAGGGATGATGCTCTATCTGGATGCAGGCCTAAGCGTGCCACTGTTTATCTATGTCTTCTTAAGCTCAATCATCCAGGTTCTGTTGGTTCGCAGGCAGCTCAAGCTCTATCGGCAGTCAGTTCCTCAGGGTGCTGAGAATTATGATCTCACGATTGAAACCCTGTCGTCTATTGCCCAGATCAGGGTATCTGGTAACGAGCCTTTCTTTCTGCAAAGGTGGTACTCCAGTCTATTGGGTATCCTGCGTCTTAATATCCAGGCTGAGAAGTTATCCGACTGGAACAGGGCTGCTTCCAGCGTCTTGCAAACGCTTGGCATCGCCATCTTGTATGTGGCTTTAATTCGCAAGCTTCTCGGTGCCAACTCTTTGGAGCAGGTGGCGTTGGGGGTGTCAACCTTCATCGTTTTTACCAATGCGTATTCTGGTTTTTCCAATGCGCTGTTGTCACTTGCTTCTCTTGTTAATACTGTAACTGGCACGCTTCTGGTCGAGATTGACCGCGTATTGCCCTTGCTCAGGCAGTCGGACGAGTCTACGGCCTACTTTGGCGACGAACGCAAGAGCCTTGACGGCGCTATTGAATTCAGGGATGTGGTTTTTTCTTATGCTGGCGCGGAGAGTAGTTCTCCCCTCTTCTCTGGGCTGAACTTTGATCTGAAGCCCGGAAAGTTTAATGTGATCTTTGGCCCCAGTGGATCCGGTAAGTCCACCATCCTATCGCTGATCCTTGGGTTTGTGATTCCTCAGGATGGCTCAATTCTTATTGATGGGATTCCACTCAACAAGCTTGATATTCGCGCTTTCAGGTCGCAAATCGGAGCTGTTCTCCAGCAATCTGAGCTCACGCCGGGTTCGATTCTTGATGCTGTGACCGGTAGCCTCGAGACATCAGAGGACAATGTTTGGCAAGCGCTCAGTCTCGTCAATATTGCTGAAGAAGTGGCAGCGATGCCCATGAAGCTTCAGACGATTCTCTCCGAGGGCTCATCGGTGATCTCGGGTGGTCAGAGGCAGCGGCTCTGCATTGCTCGGGCTCTACTCAATCATCCGCGCATGCTGCTTGAGGATGAAGCAACGAGTGCCCTCGATGCCTATTCGCAATCGGTGATCATTGAAAACTTGCGACAGCGATCGATTACCCGCATCGTAGTGGCTCATCGAATCGCTACCGTTCGAGACTGTGACCATATGGTGGTGATCAACCGAGGCAAGGTTGAGGCCTCCGGAACATTTCAAGAGTGCCTTGCCCAGTCATCTTTCTTGCAAGAGGCCGTGCGGGGTCTTTCTGGGGCGCCCTAG
- a CDS encoding DUF819 family protein: MLLSLLVILLITALGWWLAQRTAVGRQLGTTMLVLLLGLLVSNLSGVKPQADAAAWVNGPLTSLAIALLLLAVDLRRLWPDARRLLAPFLLAVVCTLLAALLGGWLLQPLLGPERSLLAGMFTATFTGGSLNFVSVARTLQPPEALLAVATTADYVVFAVWFGLSLALARGRRTSSVAAPAAPAADRSLEQAVGWWQGLLWGLAVLLLASALTALLQRLWPGLPAILVLTTLTLLAAQLPGAESRRGCYGLGLLLIQPFFTVMGLSSPVGALLSEGLPVLLYAALIVALQAAALLALRRWRGWGMAETLVASQASIGGPSTALALATAIGRAELALPAVAIGLFGYLLGTYLGLMAAALLGG; encoded by the coding sequence ATGCTGCTCTCGTTGTTGGTGATCCTGCTGATCACGGCCCTGGGCTGGTGGTTGGCGCAGCGCACCGCCGTGGGCCGGCAGCTGGGCACCACGATGCTGGTGTTGCTGCTGGGCTTGCTGGTGAGCAACCTCAGCGGCGTGAAGCCCCAAGCCGATGCAGCGGCCTGGGTGAATGGCCCGCTCACCTCGCTGGCGATTGCGCTGCTGCTGTTGGCGGTGGATCTGCGGCGCCTCTGGCCCGATGCCCGCCGGCTGCTCGCGCCATTCCTGTTGGCGGTGGTGTGCACGCTGCTGGCGGCGCTGCTGGGCGGCTGGCTGCTCCAGCCGCTGCTGGGGCCAGAGCGAAGCCTGTTGGCGGGGATGTTCACGGCCACCTTTACGGGGGGCAGCCTCAATTTCGTGTCGGTGGCGCGCACGCTGCAGCCGCCCGAGGCCCTGTTGGCGGTGGCCACCACCGCCGATTACGTGGTGTTTGCCGTGTGGTTTGGCCTGAGCTTGGCGCTGGCCCGTGGCCGGCGCACCAGCTCGGTTGCTGCGCCGGCGGCACCCGCCGCTGACCGCTCGCTGGAGCAGGCGGTCGGCTGGTGGCAGGGGCTCCTGTGGGGCCTGGCTGTGTTGCTGCTGGCCAGCGCTCTCACCGCCTTGCTGCAACGGCTCTGGCCAGGGTTGCCCGCCATCTTGGTGCTCACCACCCTCACGCTGCTGGCAGCGCAGCTGCCCGGCGCCGAGAGCCGGAGGGGGTGCTACGGCCTAGGCCTGCTGCTGATCCAGCCGTTCTTCACGGTGATGGGTCTGAGCTCCCCGGTGGGCGCCCTGCTGAGTGAGGGCCTGCCGGTGTTGCTCTATGCGGCCCTGATCGTGGCGTTACAAGCTGCGGCCTTGCTGGCCCTGCGCCGTTGGCGCGGTTGGGGCATGGCCGAAACGCTGGTGGCGTCGCAGGCCTCGATCGGTGGCCCGAGCACCGCCCTGGCCTTGGCCACAGCCATCGGGCGCGCGGAGCTGGCCTTGCCGGCGGTGGCCATCGGCCTGTTCGGCTACCTGCTCGGCACCTACTTGGGCCTGATGGCGGCCGCGTTGTTGGGGGGCTGA
- a CDS encoding glycosyltransferase family 2 protein — protein sequence MNVHPEPGSALSPQPELSIVVPLFNEEESLPLLVQRLLEALRPLARSFELVLVDDGSSDRTASVLRQLAATTPELVAVLLRRNYGQTPAMSAGFDVSRGRVIITLDGDLQNDPADIPMLLEQLEQGFDLVSGWRHQRQDNAVSRLLPSKIANRLIARVTGVQLHDYGCSLKAYRRELVEDMNLYGELHRFLPALAYIEGARISEVKVNHNARQFGQSKYGIDRTFRVLMDLLTVWFMKRFLTRPMYVFGFGGLVGIAIGSLLGAYLLVEKLMGAEIGNRPLLLVAVLALIAGVQLFCFGLLAELQMRTYHESQGRPIYRVRETLRGGLTGAG from the coding sequence ATGAACGTGCACCCCGAACCCGGTTCAGCGCTCTCGCCGCAGCCGGAACTCTCGATCGTGGTGCCGCTCTTCAATGAGGAGGAGAGCCTGCCGCTGCTGGTGCAGCGTTTGCTCGAAGCGCTCAGGCCGCTGGCACGTTCCTTTGAGCTGGTGCTCGTCGACGACGGCTCCAGCGATCGCACGGCCAGCGTGCTGCGCCAACTGGCCGCCACGACGCCGGAGTTGGTGGCGGTGCTGCTGCGCCGCAACTACGGCCAGACACCGGCCATGTCGGCAGGGTTTGATGTGAGCCGCGGCCGGGTGATCATCACGCTGGATGGCGATCTGCAGAACGATCCGGCCGATATCCCGATGCTGCTGGAGCAGCTCGAGCAGGGGTTTGATCTGGTGAGCGGCTGGCGCCATCAACGCCAGGACAACGCCGTGAGCCGCCTCCTGCCAAGCAAGATCGCCAACCGCCTGATCGCCCGGGTCACCGGCGTACAGCTGCACGATTACGGCTGCTCGCTCAAGGCCTATCGGCGTGAGCTGGTGGAGGACATGAACCTCTACGGCGAGCTGCATCGCTTCCTGCCGGCCCTCGCCTACATCGAGGGGGCGCGGATCAGTGAGGTCAAGGTGAACCACAACGCACGCCAGTTCGGGCAGAGCAAATACGGCATCGATCGCACCTTCCGGGTGTTGATGGATCTGCTCACCGTGTGGTTCATGAAGCGCTTCCTCACCCGGCCGATGTACGTGTTCGGCTTCGGTGGCCTGGTGGGCATTGCCATCGGTTCGCTGCTCGGCGCCTACCTCCTGGTGGAGAAGCTGATGGGGGCGGAGATTGGAAACCGGCCCCTGCTGCTGGTGGCGGTGCTGGCCTTGATCGCGGGGGTGCAGCTGTTCTGCTTCGGCCTATTGGCGGAGCTGCAGATGCGCACGTATCACGAAAGCCAGGGCCGCCCGATTTACCGGGTGCGGGAAACATTGCGCGGCGGCTTAACCGGCGCCGGCTGA
- a CDS encoding C40 family peptidase, with protein sequence MARLGRLADGTPVALELLHAGSCWRLTAPLDLTSHQQGPGLATQAAAGRALMVLEPLQPGRQRLRVRLLEDGYPGWLDPQHLLGHAHACRPPQPRLLDAAQIYAALPQVLAFAEQALQQANQYLWGGTLGPNFDCSGLIQAAFASAGIWLPRDAYQQERFCQPVAVVPGCYSLLRPGDLIFFGRPQRCTHVGLYLGAGRYLHSSGREHGRNGIGIDGLDPQLLDPVSVHYRGELRGAGRVIRCHDGTPLP encoded by the coding sequence ATGGCGAGATTAGGGAGGTTGGCCGACGGCACCCCGGTGGCGCTGGAGCTGTTGCATGCCGGCAGCTGCTGGCGGCTGACGGCGCCGTTGGATCTCACCAGCCACCAGCAGGGGCCTGGCCTGGCCACCCAGGCGGCCGCCGGCCGGGCGCTGATGGTGCTGGAGCCGCTGCAGCCGGGGCGGCAGCGCTTGCGGGTTCGCCTGCTGGAAGACGGCTACCCCGGCTGGCTGGATCCCCAGCATCTCCTCGGTCACGCCCACGCTTGCCGGCCACCGCAGCCGCGGTTGCTGGATGCTGCACAGATCTATGCAGCGCTGCCGCAGGTGCTGGCCTTTGCGGAGCAGGCGCTTCAGCAAGCCAATCAGTATTTGTGGGGCGGCACCCTTGGCCCCAACTTCGATTGCTCTGGCCTGATCCAGGCAGCCTTCGCCAGTGCCGGGATCTGGCTACCGCGCGATGCCTATCAACAGGAGCGCTTTTGCCAGCCGGTGGCTGTGGTGCCGGGCTGCTACAGCCTGCTGCGCCCCGGTGATCTGATCTTTTTCGGGCGGCCGCAGCGCTGCACCCATGTGGGGCTCTATCTCGGCGCTGGCCGCTATCTGCATAGTTCCGGCCGAGAGCATGGCCGCAACGGCATCGGCATCGACGGCCTCGATCCCCAGCTGCTGGATCCGGTGAGCGTGCACTACCGCGGTGAACTGCGCGGCGCCGGCCGCGTGATCCGCTGCCACGACGGCACTCCTTTGCCCTGA
- a CDS encoding response regulator transcription factor: MTTTPANITILVADDDVNIAQLISMECEEEGFNVESVHDGQQALLQLRQKEFQLAILDWDMPLMSGYDVCQRLRDTGNTIPILMVTAKDEVEDRVKALDAGADDYLCKPFNIRELLARVRALVRRNSNTSNKKALLEYGALSINRPEHICSVNGKAIHLTVREFDLLSTLMEQPKQVISREQLITEVWGEDYFGDITVVDTYIKYLRVKLRTHGLGEMIQTVRGVGFTLRESD; the protein is encoded by the coding sequence ATGACCACAACGCCGGCGAACATTACGATCCTCGTAGCCGACGACGATGTGAACATCGCTCAGCTGATCAGCATGGAGTGCGAAGAAGAAGGGTTCAACGTTGAGTCGGTACACGATGGACAACAAGCGCTGCTTCAACTCCGTCAAAAAGAATTTCAGCTCGCCATCCTCGATTGGGACATGCCGCTGATGAGTGGGTATGACGTGTGTCAACGGCTGCGAGACACAGGCAATACCATCCCCATCTTGATGGTCACAGCCAAAGACGAAGTGGAGGACAGGGTAAAAGCGCTTGACGCAGGCGCCGATGACTATCTCTGCAAACCATTCAACATCCGCGAGTTGCTGGCGCGCGTGCGCGCACTGGTACGCCGCAACTCAAACACCAGCAACAAAAAAGCGTTGCTTGAATATGGCGCCCTGAGCATCAACCGCCCGGAACACATCTGCAGCGTAAACGGGAAAGCCATCCATCTCACAGTTCGCGAGTTTGACCTGCTGAGCACGCTGATGGAGCAACCCAAGCAAGTAATTAGCCGCGAGCAGCTGATCACGGAAGTGTGGGGTGAAGACTATTTTGGCGATATCACCGTGGTTGACACGTACATCAAATATCTACGCGTGAAACTCAGAACCCATGGACTGGGCGAGATGATCCAGACCGTCCGTGGCGTTGGTTTCACTTTACGGGAGAGTGATTAG
- a CDS encoding photosystem I reaction center subunit VIII: protein MTGDFVAAWMPSVFVPIVGILGPAVAMALLFNVIEARD from the coding sequence ATGACCGGAGACTTCGTCGCCGCCTGGATGCCCTCGGTGTTCGTGCCCATTGTCGGGATCCTGGGTCCTGCGGTGGCCATGGCCCTGCTGTTCAACGTGATCGAAGCCCGCGACTGA